Proteins encoded together in one Hylaeus volcanicus isolate JK05 chromosome 3, UHH_iyHylVolc1.0_haploid, whole genome shotgun sequence window:
- the LOC128873609 gene encoding soma ferritin-like, with translation MKELHVARSYATSCSDKKSNGSCINKPMEWPSGNLAKFKFHEETEAILNEQINAELKAFYYYLSMAAYFGRVDVALPGCESFFMQMHHEEHEHALRFVNYVKMRGGRVNLSSVQHPTDQDWKCPLHAFKTALDLEIEVSEKLVAVNTIAEKHNDLNASDFIVTGFMEDQMKSVNEMAKFHAVLSGIGDHALARFMFDKDLLQNHVQSKFNVLRVTSRQNDIEK, from the exons ATGAAAG AATTACATGTTGCAAGATCCTATGCCACATCTTGTTCGGATAAAAAATCCAATGGATCTTGCATTAACAAACCTATGGAATGGCCGAGTGGAAATCTGGCCAAGTTCAAGTTTCACGAGGAAACTGAAGCTATATTAAACGAGCAGATAAATGCTGAACTAAAAGCTTTTTATTACTATCTTTCTATG gCTGCATATTTTGGTCGCGTCGACGTAGCATTGCCGGGTTGCGAATCGTTTTTCATGCAAATGCATCACGAGGAGCACGAACACGCTCTCAGATTTGTAAATTACGTTAAAATGCGTGGAGGTCGTGTTAATTTGTCCTCGGTACAGCATCCCACCGATCAAGATTGGAAATGTCCGCTGCATGCGTTCAAA ACGGCTTTGGATTTAGAAATTGAAGTAAGTGAGAAGCTGGTAGCAGTAAATACAATAGCGGAGAAGCATAACGATTTGAATGCAAGTGATTTCATAGTTACCGGATTTATGGAAGATCAAATGAAGAGTGTTAACGAAATGGCAAAATTTCACGCTGTTCTGTCTGGAATTGGCGATCACGCATTGGCACGTTTTATGTTTGACAAAGATTTACTTCAGAATCATGTTCAATCGAAATTCAATGTTCTCCGAGTAACATCGCGCCAAAATGATATTGAGAAGTAG
- the LOC128873704 gene encoding ferritin-1 heavy chain-like isoform X2 yields the protein MSLVRQNFHEECEKALNQQINLELYASYVYLSMAYYFDRSDVALEGLYKYFKNASDEEREHAMKFMTYQNKRGGCITLTTIDCPPKNDWISAKDAMTEALELEKKVNERLLELHALASVHNDPNFLDFLETEYLQEQVDAIKEIADHITNLERVGEGLGVYVFDKELRD from the exons ATGAGTCTCGTTAGACAGAACTTTCACGAGGAATGCGAGAAAGCTCTCAACCAGCAAATCAATCTGGAACTGTACGCCAGTTACGTCTACTTATCTATG GCGTATTATTTCGACAGAAGTGACGTCGCGCTAGAAGGtctttacaaatatttcaaaaatgctTCTGACGAAGAAAGAGAACACGCTATGAAATTTATGACTTACCAAAACAAAAGGGGTGGATGTATCACGCTAACAACCATAGATTGCCCGCCAAAGAATGACTGGATTAGCGCCAAGGATGCTATGACGGAAGCGTTGGAGCtggaaaaaaaagttaacGAG cgaCTTTTGGAGTTGCATGCACTAGCATCGGTGCACAACGACCCAAATTTCTTAGATTTCCTGGAAACTGAGTACTTACAAGAACAAGTGGATGCTATTAAAGAAATAGCCGATCATATAACGAATTTAGAAAGAGTTGGGGAAGGTCTAGGCGTGTATGTCTTCGATAAAGAACTTagagattaa
- the LOC128873704 gene encoding soma ferritin-like isoform X1 — protein MAFVRACVQIDHRLRSAQYVLKAQVRFVALFTKRNSTKGAMSLVRQNFHEECEKALNQQINLELYASYVYLSMAYYFDRSDVALEGLYKYFKNASDEEREHAMKFMTYQNKRGGCITLTTIDCPPKNDWISAKDAMTEALELEKKVNERLLELHALASVHNDPNFLDFLETEYLQEQVDAIKEIADHITNLERVGEGLGVYVFDKELRD, from the exons atggcGTTCGTTCGCGCTTGCGTGCAAATCGACCATCGTCTACGCTCGGCGCAGTATGTTTTGAAAGCGCAAGTCAGATTCGTGGCTCTCTT taCGAAACGCAATTCTACAAAAGGCGCCATGAGTCTCGTTAGACAGAACTTTCACGAGGAATGCGAGAAAGCTCTCAACCAGCAAATCAATCTGGAACTGTACGCCAGTTACGTCTACTTATCTATG GCGTATTATTTCGACAGAAGTGACGTCGCGCTAGAAGGtctttacaaatatttcaaaaatgctTCTGACGAAGAAAGAGAACACGCTATGAAATTTATGACTTACCAAAACAAAAGGGGTGGATGTATCACGCTAACAACCATAGATTGCCCGCCAAAGAATGACTGGATTAGCGCCAAGGATGCTATGACGGAAGCGTTGGAGCtggaaaaaaaagttaacGAG cgaCTTTTGGAGTTGCATGCACTAGCATCGGTGCACAACGACCCAAATTTCTTAGATTTCCTGGAAACTGAGTACTTACAAGAACAAGTGGATGCTATTAAAGAAATAGCCGATCATATAACGAATTTAGAAAGAGTTGGGGAAGGTCTAGGCGTGTATGTCTTCGATAAAGAACTTagagattaa